A DNA window from Balneolaceae bacterium contains the following coding sequences:
- a CDS encoding quinone-dependent dihydroorotate dehydrogenase, with the protein MVYQSLLKPLLFRLEAEKAHELVYDFARKISDIPLGRDLTRLIYGYTSPVLAQDLLGLHFPNPVGLAAGFDKNGYLPEILEAAGFGFMEAGSITARASTGNARPRMFRLPDDHALVNRMGLNNDGARTVCRRLANRRCDIPVGINIAKTHDSKITGDAAINDYVLSYREAQHTADYITLNISCPNTADGRTFEEPNALDELLSATRSRDDAGTTPTLVKFSSDLPRDELWRLVERCEDHRVNGYVAVNTTGSRMGLASDPERLSQIGRGGLSGRPLFSRSLRTVGWIREIAGDKKPIIGVGGIDSFEAAQAMLRAGADLLQIYTGLVYEGPGLVRRINRGLARYLREKSLNSPAKLRQNATVQGP; encoded by the coding sequence ATGGTATACCAATCGCTGCTGAAGCCCCTCCTTTTTCGCCTCGAGGCCGAAAAGGCGCATGAGTTGGTCTACGATTTCGCACGAAAAATTTCGGACATCCCGCTGGGAAGGGATTTGACCCGGCTGATCTACGGCTACACCTCCCCTGTCCTCGCCCAAGATCTCTTGGGACTTCATTTTCCCAATCCCGTCGGCCTGGCGGCAGGATTCGACAAGAACGGGTACCTACCTGAGATACTGGAAGCCGCCGGGTTCGGTTTCATGGAAGCGGGAAGCATTACCGCGCGCGCCAGCACCGGCAATGCCCGGCCCCGCATGTTCCGCCTGCCCGATGACCACGCCCTGGTGAACCGTATGGGACTGAATAACGACGGGGCCCGGACCGTGTGCCGTCGCCTGGCGAATCGAAGGTGTGATATTCCGGTGGGCATCAATATCGCCAAGACGCACGACTCGAAGATTACCGGCGACGCCGCCATCAACGATTACGTACTGAGCTACCGGGAAGCACAACACACAGCCGATTACATCACACTGAATATTTCATGTCCGAATACGGCCGACGGCCGAACCTTTGAAGAACCAAATGCCCTGGACGAGCTCCTGTCCGCCACCAGGAGCCGCGATGACGCCGGAACGACCCCCACCCTGGTTAAATTTTCATCGGACCTGCCGCGCGATGAGCTATGGCGCCTGGTGGAACGTTGCGAAGACCACCGGGTGAACGGTTACGTAGCCGTCAATACCACCGGCAGCAGAATGGGATTGGCCAGCGATCCTGAACGTCTCTCGCAGATCGGGCGGGGCGGACTGAGCGGGCGCCCCTTGTTTTCACGGAGTCTTCGCACCGTTGGATGGATTCGGGAAATCGCAGGCGACAAAAAACCCATCATTGGAGTGGGGGGCATTGATTCTTTCGAGGCAGCACAGGCCATGCTCCGGGCAGGCGCCGATCTCCTGCAAATCTATACCGGGCTGGTTTACGAGGGACCCGGGCTGGTGAGACGCATCAACCGGGGCCTGGCGCGGTATCTCAGGGAGAAGAGCCTGAACTCTCCTGCCAAACTTCGGCAGAACGCCACGGTCCAGGGTCCCTGA
- the sppA gene encoding signal peptide peptidase SppA, giving the protein MKFFKSLIAATLGTFLALLIAFFVLVITFSGSGQAPEPYIRDNTVLEVHMSGSLPARDARSPLEELFPTAANSGVSLQSLRENLDKAASHDNIGGVLLEIDVMTAGWASLEEARRIIDRFREDSDKFIYTTTNDIGLNEKGYYLASATDSVFSPPETFFEFDGFYSEVMFLEGLFNKIGLEAEIARHGEYKGAVEPFMQQELSEENREQLNAIVGRAGATFVEAASAKSGLESAQVHSLLNGQPQMSARFGYENGFIDSLLYRDELENHMKGRLGVDAGDELQTVDFKRYTRVTSSSAGLTSPSTQDRIAVIYASGMIAPDPFTDSPFGEGQMISTSFFEEQLEEIRDDGDVKALVVRVNSPGGSGSTSDAIWRMLNQMRDEMPVIVSMGDMAASGGYYIAAAADTILAETNTLTGSIGVFSTKFNAQQLFNEKLGLTFGTVTSHEHADWLSPSRGFTPSEQQAFQKYVDRFYDTFITKMAASRGMEKQRIDELAGGRVWTGEAAQQNGLVDLLGGMDRALEVAAAKAGLEAYRVSSYPEPESLFEFFMGSAQTQVRSWVRSLVPGSTLTAEAAIEAERAMGIFGRRDPLTLFPYDITVE; this is encoded by the coding sequence ATGAAATTTTTTAAAAGTCTGATCGCCGCCACGCTGGGCACCTTCCTCGCCCTGCTCATTGCTTTTTTCGTTCTTGTTATCACCTTTTCGGGAAGCGGACAGGCCCCTGAGCCCTACATCCGCGACAACACGGTGCTGGAGGTGCACATGAGCGGCAGCCTGCCTGCGCGCGACGCCCGTTCGCCCCTGGAGGAACTGTTCCCCACCGCCGCCAATTCCGGCGTTTCCCTTCAGTCCCTGCGCGAAAACCTCGACAAGGCGGCCTCCCACGACAACATCGGGGGCGTACTGCTGGAGATCGACGTGATGACCGCCGGCTGGGCCAGCCTGGAGGAAGCGCGCCGCATCATCGACCGTTTCCGGGAAGATTCCGACAAGTTCATCTACACAACCACCAACGACATCGGCCTCAACGAAAAGGGATACTACCTGGCCTCGGCGACCGACTCGGTATTCTCGCCGCCGGAGACCTTCTTCGAATTCGACGGTTTCTACAGCGAGGTTATGTTCCTGGAGGGCCTTTTCAATAAAATAGGCCTGGAGGCGGAGATCGCACGCCACGGGGAGTACAAGGGGGCCGTGGAACCCTTTATGCAGCAGGAGCTCTCCGAGGAGAACCGCGAGCAGCTCAATGCCATCGTAGGCCGGGCCGGCGCCACCTTTGTGGAGGCCGCCTCAGCCAAGTCGGGCCTGGAGTCCGCGCAGGTCCACAGCCTGCTCAACGGGCAGCCCCAAATGTCAGCCCGATTCGGGTATGAGAACGGCTTCATCGACTCTCTTCTCTACCGCGACGAGCTGGAGAACCACATGAAGGGCCGTCTTGGGGTGGACGCAGGCGATGAGCTTCAGACGGTGGATTTTAAACGCTACACGCGGGTCACCAGCAGCTCCGCCGGACTCACCTCCCCCTCCACGCAAGACAGGATCGCCGTCATCTACGCCTCGGGCATGATCGCGCCCGACCCGTTTACCGATTCGCCTTTCGGCGAGGGACAGATGATCAGCACCTCCTTCTTCGAGGAGCAGCTGGAAGAGATCCGGGATGACGGGGACGTGAAGGCCCTGGTGGTACGGGTTAACAGCCCGGGCGGTTCCGGCTCCACCTCCGATGCCATATGGCGCATGCTCAACCAGATGCGCGACGAGATGCCCGTCATCGTCTCCATGGGCGACATGGCCGCTTCCGGGGGCTACTATATCGCCGCCGCGGCCGACACCATCCTTGCCGAGACCAACACCCTTACCGGCTCCATCGGCGTCTTCTCCACCAAATTCAACGCCCAACAGCTCTTCAACGAGAAGCTGGGCCTCACCTTCGGCACGGTCACCAGCCACGAGCACGCCGACTGGCTGAGTCCCTCCCGCGGCTTCACGCCCTCCGAGCAGCAGGCCTTTCAGAAGTATGTCGACCGCTTCTACGATACCTTCATCACCAAGATGGCCGCCTCTCGCGGCATGGAAAAGCAGCGCATCGACGAGCTGGCCGGGGGACGCGTCTGGACCGGAGAGGCCGCACAGCAGAACGGGCTGGTGGACCTGCTCGGCGGCATGGACCGCGCCCTCGAGGTGGCGGCCGCCAAGGCGGGTCTGGAGGCGTACCGCGTGTCCAGCTACCCGGAGCCTGAGAGCCTCTTCGAATTTTTTATGGGCAGCGCACAGACGCAGGTTCGCTCCTGGGTGCGCAGCCTGGTGCCAGGCTCAACACTTACGGCAGAGGCCGCCATCGAGGCGGAGCGCGCCATGGGCATCTTCGGGCGCCGCGACCCCCTGACCCTCTTCCCCTACGATATCACCGTAGAATAG
- a CDS encoding folylpolyglutamate synthase/dihydrofolate synthase family protein encodes MRFQRIGQVHDYLEQMPKFSTSGPEAANFDLERFRRYLEVSGNPQDRFASVHVAGTNGKGSTCSLIASVWREGGWRTGLYTSPHLQRIHERFRVDGKMITDGEMLAYFRTHEDLITSFRLSYFELTTALAFWWFAERQVDLAVVETGLGGKLDATNVISPVLSIITNVSLDHTDLLGETVPEIAREKAGIVKSGVPVLTGNVSPDARKVIREAAAERGASLYGTDDLRYALKDGLFRLEPSRDKKGGGFEAWVGALPPVQAHNLAMAWRAARLLSDDFPMDDVTVGRGLTRAPQNFPLPARFERLHPDLEWFFDGAHNTAAACALKEAVAARRPVSEAVLVFALMRDKAGPDLLQAFSEFKKIYYYNLETARSARLDDLSPGLPELSEFPSRSGERLSLMRDLQSELVIFAGSFYFYATVREWVFSFSKSR; translated from the coding sequence ATGAGATTCCAACGAATCGGCCAGGTGCACGACTATCTGGAGCAGATGCCTAAATTCTCCACCTCCGGTCCGGAGGCGGCCAACTTCGATCTGGAGCGCTTCAGGCGCTATCTGGAAGTGTCCGGCAATCCCCAGGATCGCTTCGCCTCGGTGCACGTGGCGGGCACAAACGGCAAGGGCAGCACCTGTTCGCTCATCGCCTCGGTCTGGCGGGAGGGGGGATGGCGCACCGGCCTCTACACTTCTCCCCACCTTCAGCGTATTCACGAGCGCTTCCGGGTGGACGGGAAGATGATCACCGACGGAGAGATGCTGGCTTACTTCCGCACGCACGAAGACCTTATCACCTCTTTCAGGCTATCCTATTTCGAGCTGACCACAGCCCTCGCCTTCTGGTGGTTTGCAGAGAGGCAGGTGGACCTGGCCGTGGTGGAGACGGGTCTGGGTGGAAAACTGGATGCCACCAACGTGATCTCTCCGGTGCTGTCGATCATCACCAACGTCTCGCTGGACCATACCGATCTGCTGGGGGAGACTGTGCCGGAAATTGCCCGGGAGAAAGCCGGCATCGTCAAATCCGGCGTGCCCGTGCTCACCGGCAACGTGAGTCCTGACGCACGGAAAGTGATCCGTGAAGCGGCGGCGGAACGCGGCGCTTCCCTGTACGGCACGGACGATTTGCGCTATGCCCTGAAAGACGGTCTCTTTCGACTGGAGCCGTCCCGGGATAAGAAGGGGGGCGGCTTCGAGGCGTGGGTGGGTGCCCTGCCCCCGGTGCAGGCCCACAACCTGGCCATGGCCTGGCGCGCCGCACGTCTGCTGTCGGATGACTTTCCCATGGATGACGTAACGGTGGGACGTGGACTCACCCGCGCTCCGCAGAATTTTCCCCTGCCGGCGCGTTTTGAGCGGCTTCATCCCGACCTGGAGTGGTTTTTTGACGGGGCCCACAATACCGCGGCTGCCTGCGCACTCAAGGAGGCCGTCGCGGCCCGCCGCCCCGTTTCTGAAGCGGTGCTGGTGTTCGCTCTGATGCGCGACAAGGCGGGCCCCGACCTGCTGCAGGCATTTTCGGAATTCAAAAAAATCTATTATTATAACCTTGAAACGGCCCGGTCGGCCCGGTTGGATGATTTATCGCCCGGCCTTCCGGAATTATCCGAATTTCCTTCCCGCTCCGGTGAACGCCTCTCCCTGATGAGGGACCTGCAAAGTGAATTAGTAATTTTTGCAGGAAGTTTTTACTTTTATGCCACGGTTCGGGAATGGGTGTTCTCTTTTTCTAAATCCCGTTGA
- a CDS encoding MBL fold metallo-hydrolase translates to MEMGAFRVEQLSEGHFRIFEDGHIRREPSSPYGHGKEGGGVPEGLRRPGYRIGIGPILVSRGDTHLLLDAGLGWGLDAGSAYGEVSNVLTNLEIFGLGAGDIAHVVLSHLHYDHAAGCTWSDAENVTRPTFPNARYHLQRAEWDDALARYDRDKVKAGAGYELDELFRLAADGRFHFLEDRETEIVPGIRVMRTGGHTPGHQAVRVGMPDEEGAFWYLGDLLPTHGQLNHYDMQHMDRDPLEAKKQKVRLLKRIYREQGVLLFYHSRHARSGTLLRDERQRYILNEKS, encoded by the coding sequence ATGGAGATGGGAGCGTTTCGGGTGGAGCAGCTCAGCGAAGGCCACTTCCGCATTTTCGAGGACGGCCACATCCGGCGCGAGCCCTCCTCGCCCTACGGGCACGGGAAAGAAGGGGGCGGCGTCCCGGAGGGACTGCGCAGACCCGGCTACCGCATCGGCATAGGACCCATCCTGGTGAGCCGCGGGGACACCCATCTGCTGCTGGATGCCGGTCTGGGATGGGGACTCGACGCAGGAAGCGCCTACGGGGAGGTCTCCAATGTGCTCACCAACCTGGAGATTTTCGGCCTGGGGGCAGGCGACATCGCTCACGTGGTGCTCTCCCACCTTCACTACGATCACGCCGCGGGATGTACCTGGAGCGATGCCGAAAACGTCACGCGCCCCACTTTTCCCAACGCACGCTACCATTTGCAGCGCGCGGAGTGGGACGACGCCCTGGCCCGCTACGACCGCGACAAGGTGAAGGCCGGGGCCGGCTATGAGCTGGATGAACTTTTCCGCCTGGCGGCCGACGGGCGATTCCATTTTCTGGAGGATCGCGAGACCGAAATCGTGCCCGGGATACGTGTCATGCGGACCGGGGGACATACGCCGGGCCACCAGGCGGTGCGTGTGGGAATGCCCGACGAGGAGGGAGCCTTCTGGTACCTGGGCGACCTGCTGCCTACCCACGGCCAGCTCAATCACTACGACATGCAGCATATGGACCGCGATCCCCTGGAGGCGAAAAAGCAGAAAGTGCGGCTGCTTAAAAGGATTTACCGGGAGCAGGGCGTGCTTCTTTTCTACCATTCGCGCCACGCCCGTTCGGGCACCCTGCTGAGAGATGAGAGGCAGCGCTACATACTGAACGAGAAAAGCTGA
- the rho gene encoding transcription termination factor Rho has translation MSDYHTGNVTEEDLSDLEQKKLPQLQSIARGVGLKRVTGINKGDLIRNIRRKVEESGDDSTDEGSRSRQRQNTSHTQPYQQDDDRPRRPERGSSGTSGRGSGGDEGNGGSPKGGVHDKLPDSERATLDDRLEEIDDELGPYLLNEGTLEILPDGYGFLRSVNYNYKASPDDIYVSPSQIKRFRLKQGDCVIGIIRPPKVGERYFALLRVEGVNGKIPRDMDNREDFEDLLPIYPEDRFDLEFEPNEYTTRIINLFAPMGKGQRGLIVAQPKTGKTTILRNIANAVNRNDPDTKVIILLIDERPEEVTEMERTVKDAEVVASTFDEKPENHIGLSEIVFEKAKRLVESGQDVLMLMDSITRLSRAYNICVPTSGRTMSGGVDSEALKAPRQLFSSARNIEDGGSLTILATALVQTGSRMDDLIFEEFKGTGNMEIVLDRNLADRRIFPALDIFRSGTRREELIVPEDEHEKVVLLRRYLNRMNTFEAMEFVKDKMKGTKNNQEFLVSMNKE, from the coding sequence ATGTCGGATTACCATACCGGTAATGTAACCGAAGAGGACCTGAGCGACCTCGAACAGAAGAAGCTGCCGCAGCTGCAGTCCATTGCACGCGGAGTGGGACTCAAACGTGTTACGGGCATTAACAAGGGCGACCTGATCCGCAATATTCGCAGGAAAGTGGAGGAGTCCGGCGACGACTCGACCGACGAAGGCTCCCGCAGCCGGCAGCGGCAGAACACCAGCCATACCCAGCCCTACCAGCAGGACGACGACCGCCCGCGCCGCCCCGAACGAGGCTCCTCCGGCACGTCAGGACGCGGAAGTGGCGGAGACGAGGGAAACGGCGGCAGTCCCAAAGGTGGCGTGCACGACAAGCTGCCCGACTCCGAACGCGCCACGCTGGACGATCGCCTGGAGGAGATAGATGATGAACTGGGACCCTACCTGCTTAACGAGGGTACGCTGGAGATCCTCCCCGACGGCTACGGCTTCCTGCGCTCGGTAAACTACAACTACAAGGCCAGCCCGGACGACATCTACGTCTCGCCCTCCCAAATCAAGCGTTTTCGCCTGAAGCAGGGCGACTGCGTCATCGGCATTATCCGTCCTCCCAAAGTGGGTGAGCGCTATTTCGCCCTGCTGCGCGTGGAGGGGGTAAACGGCAAAATTCCCCGTGACATGGACAACCGGGAGGATTTCGAGGATCTGCTGCCTATCTACCCCGAAGACCGTTTCGACCTGGAATTCGAACCCAACGAATATACCACCCGTATTATCAATCTCTTCGCCCCCATGGGCAAAGGCCAGCGGGGACTTATCGTGGCGCAGCCGAAGACGGGCAAAACCACCATCCTGCGCAACATCGCCAATGCGGTGAACCGCAACGATCCCGACACCAAGGTGATCATCCTGCTCATCGACGAGCGTCCGGAGGAGGTGACCGAGATGGAGCGCACGGTGAAGGATGCCGAAGTGGTGGCCTCCACCTTTGATGAAAAACCCGAAAATCACATCGGCCTCTCGGAGATCGTTTTTGAGAAGGCCAAGCGACTGGTGGAGAGCGGGCAAGACGTGCTCATGCTCATGGACTCCATCACCCGTCTGTCGCGCGCCTACAACATATGCGTGCCCACATCGGGGCGCACCATGTCGGGCGGCGTCGATTCGGAGGCCCTCAAGGCGCCCCGCCAGCTCTTCAGCTCGGCCCGCAATATCGAGGACGGCGGCAGCCTTACGATCCTGGCCACCGCCCTCGTGCAGACCGGTTCGCGGATGGACGATCTCATTTTCGAAGAGTTCAAGGGCACCGGCAACATGGAGATCGTGCTGGACCGCAACCTGGCCGACCGCCGTATCTTCCCGGCCCTGGACATTTTCCGGAGCGGTACCCGCCGCGAGGAGCTCATCGTTCCAGAGGACGAGCATGAAAAGGTGGTGCTGCTGCGCCGATACCTGAACCGCATGAATACCTTCGAGGCCATGGAGTTCGTCAAGGACAAGATGAAAGGCACCAAAAACAACCAGGAGTTTCTTGTCTCCATGAACAAGGAGTAA